ATAATATATTTATAACAATACAGGATATGATTTTTTGGATTCTGGCCAGTATCTTTATATTTGCTATGTTGTATGTAAAAAACGATGGTATTATTCGTGGGTTTTCTGTTATGGGAATGGTTATTGGCATGGTCTTATATCATTACATATTAAGTGATTTAATTGTAATGTTAATAAGCAGAGGAATCCTTTTATTGCTGCGCCCATTATCTATTACTATAAAGTATATTCGTAAGGGGGGCAGCTTTCTTTTAAAAAAGGGAAAAAATTTCTTAAAAATAATACTAAAGCGATTGAAAAAAATATTGGAATCAGTTAAAATATATTTAACAAAATATAAACAGAAAAGTAATAATAAAAAGGCCAAAATTCATCATAAGAATCATAAGAAAAAGAAGAGCAAGAAAAAGCAGGTACCAAAAAATAGGGACAAGAACAAAAGGTGATTTATAAAGTGAGGTGTAATAATGAGAGGGAGAAATAAAAAGGGTAA
This genomic interval from Herbinix luporum contains the following:
- the yabQ gene encoding spore cortex biosynthesis protein YabQ, with the translated sequence MSQEIIIELQFFWVSILWGALILLAYDQLRVIRRIISHNNIFITIQDMIFWILASIFIFAMLYVKNDGIIRGFSVMGMVIGMVLYHYILSDLIVMLISRGILLLLRPLSITIKYIRKGGSFLLKKGKNFLKIILKRLKKILESVKIYLTKYKQKSNNKKAKIHHKNHKKKKSKKKQVPKNRDKNKR